Proteins from one Anopheles nili chromosome 2, idAnoNiliSN_F5_01, whole genome shotgun sequence genomic window:
- the LOC128730790 gene encoding cyclin-L2-like codes for MSASKTITETLSNSKTATTVIASQPAAVTAMPLQRPYGKIVLTLENCLLPETKLDVTPSQNDGLDRETETDLRILGCELIQTAGILLKLPQVAMATGQVLFQRFFYSKSFVRHSMEATAMSCICLASKIEEAPRRIRDVINVLHHIKQVRSQKPMVPMILDQHYINLKSQVIKAERRVLKELGFCVHVKHPHKLIVMYLKYLELEKHQNMMQMAWNFMNDSFRTDVFVRYQPETIACACIYLTARKHNIPLPNSPPWFVIFRVSEDDMLDVCYRIMALYKRGKPNAEQLEEAVEALKKKYQEQRKKDRPEPNPAPPPAVITVDRNNGSHNAWGGFIQRAVPLPLNSTGNSVSSTASGGNMVGGVNYSGNSANINSGAQGNNESGDMVTMIEGKKSRSRSKSLSKSSRSKSRSPRSVSHSQSRSRSRGSRSRSRTSRSRSRSKTRTSRSRSGGSRSRSRSHSPHHYTVEKAGDRRASKKSRHRSRTPSKVSSSGKKKSSRHYSSRSPSIDSPQKYKKSEKKYDRHRSNDNRYTNGADRERERDRTKGTTNSSSFVVDHSRGRDRDRDRLRMDGSKGGGGGGYDRDEYRRSDHRGNGKHDKYVSSRHSDGSNRHRSSKHESDRSRDRDRDRRR; via the exons ATGAGTGCGAGCAAAACGATCACGGAAACGCTTAGCAACAGCAAAACGGCGACGACGGTAATTGCTTCGCAACCCGCCGCCGTCACCGCCATGCCATTGCAGCGTCCATACGGGAAAATAGTGCTCACTCTTGAGAACTGCTTGCTTCCGGAAACGAAGCTCGATGTGACGCCTTCACAGAACGATGGGCTCGACCGGGAAACAGAAACGGATTTACGGATCCTTGGCTGTGAGCTGATACAGACGGCTGGAATTTTGCTAAAACTGCCCCAG gTCGCAATGGCTACTGGACAGGTTCTATTCCAGCGTTTCTTTTACTCAAAGTCTTTCGTGCGCCATAGCATGGAAGCGACGGCAATGAGCTGCATCTGCCTTGCATCCAAGATCGAGGAAGCCCCGCGGCGGATACGGGATGTAATTAACGTATTACATCATATCAAGCAGGTCCGCAGTCAAAA GCCCATGGTACCGATGATTCTGGATCAGCACTACATCAATCTGAAGTCGCAGGTAATAAAAGCTGAACGGCGCGTGCTTAAGGAGCTGGGGTTCTGCGTGCACGTTAAACACCCGCACAAACTAATCGTGATGTACCTGAAGTACCTCGAGCTAGAAAAGCATCAAAACATGATGCAAATGGCGTGGAACTTCATGAACGACTCCTTTCGGACGGACGTATTCGTGCGCTACCAGCCAGAAACGATTGCATGTGCGTGCATCTATCTGACCGCGAGGAAACACAACATTCCGCTACCGAACAGCCCACCCTGGTTCGTGATATTCCGCGTCAGTGAGGACGACATGCTGGACGTGTGCTACCGCATTATGGCACTGTACAAACGCGGTAAACCGAACGCCGAGCAGCTCGAGGAGGCCGTGGAGGCGCTCAAGAAGAAGTACCAGGAGCAGCGCAAAAAGGATCGCCCCGAGCCAAATCCCGCCCCACCGCCCGCCGTGATTACCGTCGATCGGAACAACGGTTCCCACAATGCCTGGGGTGGCTTTATTCAGCGTGCGGTTCCACTTCCGCTTAATTCCACCGGGAACAGTGTGTCCTCCACGGCCAGTGGCGGCAACATGGTGGGTGGTGTTAACTATAGCGGAAACAGTGCGAACATCAACAGCGGTGCCCAGGGCAACAACGAATCCGGTGATATGGTAACGATGATCGAGGGTAAAAAATCTCGATCACGATCAAAGTCCCTATCGAAATCGTCCCGATCGAAATCACGCTCACCCCGGTCGGTGTCGCACTCGCAgtcacgatcgcgatctcgtGGCTCACGATCGCGCTCGCGTACCTCCCGCTCACGGTCTCGTTCCAAAACGCGCACATCCCGCTCGCGCAGTGGAGGTTCACGATCACGGTCACGTTCTCATTCACCCCACCACTACACAGTTGAGAAGGCTGGTGACAGGAGGGCGTCGAAGAAGTCAAGGCATCGCTCACGAACTCCCTCGAAGGTGTCCTCCTCGGGAAAGAAGAAATCATCCCGCCATTATTCGTCTCGTTCACCATCTATAGACTCGCCGCAGAAGTataaaaaaag TGAGAAGAAATACGACCGCCACAGGAGCAATGACAATCGATACACAAATGGCGCGGATCGAGAACGCGAACGGGATCGTACGAAAGGTACCACAAACTCATCTTCCTTTGTGGTCGATCACTCTCGCGGTCGGgatcgcgatcgagatcgGTTGCGCATGGATGGCAGCAAAGGAGGCGGCGGTGGAGGATACGATCGGGACGAATACAGACGCAGTGACCAccggggaaatggaaaacatgaTAAATATGTTTCCAGCCGTCATAGCGATGGCAGCAATCGCCACCGATCATCCAAGCACGAAAGCGATCggtctcgcgatcgcgatcgagatcgTAGGCGATAA